Proteins from a single region of Pseudorasbora parva isolate DD20220531a chromosome 22, ASM2467924v1, whole genome shotgun sequence:
- the xk gene encoding membrane transport protein XK — protein MRLPSSVLVSVSLFTAETTAALYLSSTYRSAGDQIWQCFTLLFTLVPSVLVQLTLIFIHRDLSRDRPLVLLLHILQLGPIIRCLDAFCIYGSAGKVEEPYVTITRKKQIPQEGQIEEVEQEVGQAEGKLVTHRAAFARTSVIQAFLGSAPQLTLQLYICVLQKGVSIGRGTLMVISLLSIVYGALRCNILAIKIRYDDYDVSVRPLAYICVFLWRGFEIATRVTVLVLFSSVLKVWVLPVVSANFVLFFLRPWVLFWSSRSPFPENIEKTLTRVGTTIVLCLLTFLYAGINVFCWSAVQLRLDDPDLIDKGQAWRRVAVYYSLRFVENTGLTLMWYAHRTEFYKWVDAPVLEILLLLGYATAVFFMLLFYQFCHPCRQLFSSSPAQGFWECCGSLCLIRGTLSHPDSIRTKPPGKDIGDTDQPCVTKGDIGQSLCSAV, from the exons ATGCGACTCCCCAGCTCTGTCCTTGTGTCGGTCTCCTTGTTTACGGCCGAGACGACGGCTGCTCTGTATCTGAGCAGCACTTACCGCTCCGCTGGTGATCAGATTTGGCAGTGTTTCACACTCCTCTTCACGCTTGTGCCATCCGTGCTGGTGCAGCTCACGCTGATCTTTATTCACAGAGACCTGAGCAGAGACAGACCTCTAGTACTGCTGCTTCATATATTACAACTAGGACCAATAATAAG GTGCCTGGATGCCTTCTGTATCTATGGCAGCGCTGGAAAGGTGGAGGAGCCATATGTCACCATCACCCGTAAAAAGCAGATTCCCCAGGAAGGGCAGATTGAGGAGGTGGAGCAGGAAGTGGGACAGGCGGAAGGAAAGTTAGTAACGCACAGAGCGGCTTTTGCCAGGACCTCGGTTATACAGGCCTTCCTGGGCTCTGCGCCCCAGCTCACACTGCAGCTCTACATCTGTGTGCTGCAGAAAGGGGTGTCCATCGGTAGAG GTACATTGATGGTCATTTCCCTTCTCTCAATTGTATATGGAGCCCTGCGCTGCAATATTCTCGCCATAAAGATACGCTATGATGATTACGACGTGTCCGTGCGTCCGTTGGCGTACATCTGCGTGTTCCTGTGGCGAGGGTTCGAGATCGCCACTCGCGTGACCGTGCTGGTCCTCTTCAGCTCGGTGTTGAAGGTGTGGGTGCTTCCGGTGGTGTCAGCCAACTTTGTCCTGTTCTTTCTTCGCCCGTGGGTCCTCTTCTGGAGCAGCCGCTCTCCGTTCCCGGAGAACATCGAGAAGACGTTGACGCGTGTGGGGACCACTATCGTCCTCTGCTTGCTGACCTTCCTGTACGCTGGCATCAACGTGTTCTGCTGGTCTGCTGTTCAGCTCAGATTGGACGACCCCGATCTGATCGATAAGGGTCAGGCGTGGAGGCGGGTGGCAGTGTATTATTCCCTCCGTTTTGTCGAGAACACGGGGCTGACTTTGATGTGGTACGCCCACCGGACTGAGTTCTACAAATGGGTGGATGCTCCCGTGTTAGAAATACTGCTGTTGTTGGGTTATGCCACAGCTGTGTTTTTTATGTTGCTCTTTTACCAGTTCTGCCACCCTTGCAGGCAACTGTTCTCATCCAGTCCAGCCCAGGGCTTTTGGGAGTGCTGTGGATCTCTCTGCCTGATACGTGGGACTCTTTCCCATCCGGACTCCATAAGGACCAAACCACCAGGGAAAGACATTGGAGACACTGATCAGCCCTGCGTTACCAAAGGGGACATCGGGCAGAGTTTGTGTAGCGCCGTGTGA
- the grpr gene encoding gastrin-releasing peptide receptor has translation MSEATLTPTPDVKFLGDSPERNNTSTAPEHPHFHSGIIIATVYALLITVGLVGNVTLIRTFCIVKSMRNVPNLFMSSLALGDVLLLVTCAPVDASKFLADEWLFGRMGCKLIPFIQLTSVGVSVFTLTALAADRYKAIVKPMDIKASKASLKVCLRAASIWLLSMVLAIPEAVFSDLHTFHIPGTNETFKACAPYPHAGDLHPKIHSMASFLILYIIPLFIISVYYIFIARSLIESTINMPVEGNAHIRRQIESRMRLAKTVLVFVGLFAICWLPNHVIYLYRSYHYTEVDTSMAHFIFSVGARILAFTNSCVNPFALYLLSKSFRKQFNKQLCCCCPSIYLRSQSARRNNTRLSSLKSTQNHSVASFSLVNGNAVCH, from the exons ATGTCTGAGGCAACATTAACTCCGACACCCGATGTAAAGTTTCTGGGTGACTCTCCGGAGCGCAACAACACCAGCACCGCTCCGGAGCATCCACACTTTCATTCAGGCATTATTATCGCCACCGTGTACGCGCTCCTCATTACTGTTGGACTTGTGGGTAATGTGACGCTCATTAGGACGTTTTGCATCGTAAAATCTATGCGAAATGTCCCCAATCTGTTCATGTCGAGCCTCGCCCTCGGAGACGTGTTGTTGCTGGTCACCTGCGCGCCCGTGGATGCCAGCAAGTTTCTGGCGGATGAGTGGCTCTTTGGACGGATGGGCTGTAAACTCATCCCGTTCATCCAACTGACATCGGTCGGAGTGTCAGTGTTCACGCTCACAGCACTGGCAGCGGACAG ATACAAGGCCATTGTCAAGCCAATGGATATCAAGGCATCTAAAGCTTCGCTGAAGGTCTGCCTGAGGGCTGCGTCGATCTGGCTGCTCTCCATGGTCCTGGCCATTCCTGAGGCGGTGTTCTCCGATCTCCACACCTTCCACATCCCAGGAACCAATGAGACTTTTAAAGCGTGCGCCCCGTACCCTCACGCTGGAGACCTGCACCCTAAAATCCATTCCATGGCCTCCTTCCTCATTCTGTATATCATTCCTCTCTTCATTATTTCTGTGTACTACATCTTCATTGCCAGGAGTCTAATTGAGAGTACGATTAACATGCCTGTGGAAGGAAATGCGCACATTCGCAGGCAG ATTGAGTCACGGATGCGGCTTGCCAAGACTGTGCTGGTGTTCGTGGGTCTTTTTGCCATCTGCTGGCTCCCCAACCATGTGATTTACCTCTACCGGTCCTACCACTACACAGAAGTGGACACTTCAATGGCCCATTTCATCTTCAGCGTGGGCGCACGTATCCTTGCTTTTACCAACTCTTGTGTAAATCCCTTTGCTCTCTACCTGCTCAGCAAATCCTTTAGGAAGCAGTTCAACAAACAGCTTTGCTGCTGCTGCCCGTCCATCTATCTGCGTTCACAAAGCGCTAGGCGTAACAACACACGACTGAGTTCACTCAAAAGTACCCAGAACCACTCTGTAGCCAGCTTCAGCCTTGTCAATGGCAACGCTGTCTGCCATTAG